The Sinomicrobium kalidii genome contains a region encoding:
- a CDS encoding prolyl oligopeptidase family serine peptidase: MKTKALVIPAILICSCTPSEKKEASLPPYPEAPSVPVTENYFGRSIKDDYRNLENLEDSLTLNWFKAQSEHTQAVFNRLSGRDKLIDKMEDYDKRKPYDTWYYRITGDDQHFFLREESGENAPKLYYRKNFNSPDELVFDSKDFKPDEGHEYRINYIKPSWDGAYVAVALSYGGAEISEMIIIDMKTRKPLPQVIGHCWPSDSGGISWLPDNSGFIYLHYPVIDANSPSFLKDMKSVVYKIGQDPEKLHVIFSRETQKELNISEEDFPGVSIGDRNDKYMRGRIGGATAYFDYYYADIKDLGTGKIAWKSLYKKEDKVKHAIFRGDSLLYLSAKNVSNFRILSSPLNGPADPDTDTVLADPKENEVINDFEVTSNGIYFTTTKNGVEGKLYHIDEGKEKEIKLPKVSGRVNISSKGLSYPDLWVSTMGWVNDYIRYKYNPETGEFTEQMISPNGDYPEFRDFVVKELSVPSHDGKDIPLSVIHKKNVELNGENPTLLYGYGSYGHSISPFFSPAWLTWVEEGGILCVAHVRGGGEKGDRWYQDGKKERKPNTWKDLISCTEYMIKEGYTSNRKTVINGGSAGGILIGRAMTERPDLFAVAIPEVGVMNALRGENGPNGPNNIKEFGTAKDSLECMALIEMDAYLHIKENEKYPATLITTGMNDPRVVPWQPGKFAAKLQKNNGSDKPVIFSVDYESGHGMGDSKAKQFEQLANTYAFAFWQTGKKDYRYGKN, encoded by the coding sequence ATGAAAACAAAAGCCCTGGTCATTCCGGCCATACTGATCTGTAGCTGTACTCCTTCCGAAAAGAAAGAAGCCTCTCTTCCTCCTTATCCCGAGGCCCCTTCCGTGCCCGTGACAGAAAACTATTTTGGCAGGAGCATTAAAGACGACTACAGAAACCTTGAAAATCTGGAGGACAGCCTCACTTTAAATTGGTTTAAAGCACAGTCCGAACACACCCAGGCAGTATTCAACAGGCTCTCGGGCAGGGATAAACTGATCGATAAAATGGAGGATTACGATAAACGAAAGCCATACGATACCTGGTATTACAGGATTACGGGAGATGACCAGCATTTCTTTTTAAGGGAAGAAAGCGGGGAAAATGCCCCGAAATTATATTATCGGAAAAACTTTAATTCACCGGACGAACTTGTTTTCGACTCTAAAGACTTTAAACCGGACGAAGGACATGAATACAGGATCAATTATATAAAACCCAGTTGGGACGGGGCTTATGTCGCGGTAGCCCTGTCCTATGGCGGAGCTGAGATATCAGAGATGATCATTATCGATATGAAGACCCGTAAACCGCTTCCCCAGGTCATAGGCCACTGCTGGCCGTCCGATAGTGGCGGGATAAGCTGGCTTCCGGATAACAGCGGGTTTATCTATTTACATTACCCCGTAATTGATGCGAACTCCCCGTCTTTTCTGAAAGATATGAAATCGGTAGTTTATAAGATAGGTCAGGACCCTGAAAAGTTACATGTGATCTTTAGCCGGGAAACCCAGAAGGAGTTGAATATTTCCGAGGAGGATTTTCCCGGGGTTAGCATCGGGGATCGGAATGATAAATATATGCGCGGGAGAATCGGGGGTGCAACAGCTTATTTTGACTACTATTATGCTGATATCAAAGACCTGGGTACAGGGAAAATAGCGTGGAAAAGTCTCTACAAAAAAGAGGATAAAGTAAAACATGCGATTTTCAGGGGGGATTCTCTCCTATATCTTTCGGCTAAAAACGTTTCAAATTTCCGGATTTTAAGCAGCCCCTTAAACGGTCCTGCCGATCCGGATACCGATACCGTATTGGCCGATCCGAAGGAGAATGAAGTTATTAATGATTTTGAGGTTACATCAAACGGCATCTATTTTACGACCACTAAAAACGGGGTGGAAGGTAAATTATATCATATCGATGAAGGGAAAGAGAAAGAAATTAAATTACCCAAAGTATCAGGGCGGGTGAACATTTCATCGAAAGGACTGTCCTATCCCGACCTGTGGGTATCCACGATGGGGTGGGTTAATGACTATATCAGGTATAAATACAACCCGGAAACCGGTGAATTTACCGAGCAAATGATCTCTCCGAACGGCGATTATCCCGAATTCAGGGATTTCGTGGTTAAAGAGTTATCCGTACCCTCTCATGACGGTAAGGATATTCCGCTTTCCGTTATTCATAAAAAGAATGTGGAATTAAACGGGGAAAATCCGACGCTTCTCTATGGATATGGTTCCTATGGTCATTCGATATCCCCGTTCTTTTCACCGGCATGGCTCACCTGGGTCGAAGAAGGCGGGATCTTGTGTGTAGCCCATGTACGTGGCGGAGGAGAGAAAGGCGACCGGTGGTACCAGGATGGAAAGAAAGAGCGTAAGCCGAATACGTGGAAAGATCTTATTTCATGTACGGAATACATGATCAAAGAAGGTTATACATCGAACAGGAAAACAGTGATTAACGGAGGAAGTGCCGGCGGGATTCTCATTGGCCGGGCCATGACGGAAAGGCCCGACCTGTTTGCCGTTGCTATCCCGGAAGTCGGGGTGATGAATGCGCTGAGAGGTGAAAACGGCCCTAACGGACCCAATAACATAAAAGAGTTTGGTACGGCAAAAGATTCCCTGGAATGCATGGCACTCATTGAAATGGACGCCTATCTGCATATTAAAGAAAATGAGAAGTACCCGGCAACATTAATTACCACGGGAATGAATGATCCGCGGGTAGTACCCTGGCAACCGGGAAAATTTGCCGCCAAACTCCAAAAGAATAACGGTTCGGACAAACCCGTTATATTTTCGGTAGACTATGAATCGGGTCACGGTATGGGAGATTCCAAAGCGAAACAGTTTGAACAGCTTGCCAATACCTATGCTTTTGCCTTCTGGCAGACCGGTAAGAAGGATTACCGATACGGTAAAAATTAA
- a CDS encoding PulJ/GspJ family protein produces MAKRNKIPAFTLSEMLVVIALTAVVVAMAFSVLSLVQRQMKGMEENFAKDTGLELLEQALWLDFNRYRVVSFNPSSDEIHFRTELDSVYYQLHENRVIKYPDTFNIRFPVKKFYRDGREVTGGIIDALQLETSSDTIGNRKLFVFKKNDATQYMNQSKH; encoded by the coding sequence ATGGCAAAACGCAATAAAATACCGGCCTTTACATTAAGTGAAATGCTGGTGGTCATTGCCCTGACTGCCGTAGTGGTAGCCATGGCCTTTTCTGTTTTGAGTCTGGTGCAACGACAAATGAAAGGCATGGAGGAGAATTTTGCGAAAGACACGGGGCTGGAATTGCTGGAGCAGGCATTATGGCTGGATTTCAACCGGTACCGGGTTGTTTCTTTTAATCCTTCCTCCGATGAAATACATTTTAGAACGGAACTGGACTCTGTGTATTATCAATTACACGAAAACAGGGTTATTAAATATCCGGATACTTTTAATATCAGGTTTCCCGTAAAGAAGTTTTACAGGGATGGCCGGGAAGTAACCGGAGGGATCATAGATGCCCTGCAACTGGAAACTTCCTCGGATACCATTGGTAACAGGAAGTTGTTTGTCTTTAAAAAGAATGATGCAACCCAATATATGAATCAAAGCAAGCATTAA
- a CDS encoding type II secretion system F family protein, translating into MAFKLENISKEKKPAGQMSRNTLKESGGKGSGGLSGLLQKEITLFGKPFSNKKKEDFYTEISILLKAGITLKEALTLIRENQKKKNLQQFHDDLIGEIVSGKNFSDAVQGKKEFTEYEYHSLKIGEETGTLERVTEELGSFFAGKNEQRRTLISALIYPVIILTTAVLVVVFMLRYVVPMFQDIFTQNNVELPGITKAIINLSNFSEGKGWVLIVFIIGFLIGRKVLAGKKWYKRIKDHILMKTPFIGPFVKNVYLAQFTQAVSLLTASRVPVVNSIQLVKKMISFYPLQQALEEVESGILQGQSLSESLKQAQIFDHKMVALVKVAEETNQTEFIFDRLNHQYNVEVQQKSKMLSTMMEPFIILFVGIIVGVILIAMYLPMFKLSSVLG; encoded by the coding sequence ATGGCATTTAAGCTGGAAAATATATCCAAAGAAAAAAAACCGGCAGGACAAATGTCCCGGAATACGCTGAAAGAATCCGGGGGAAAGGGTTCCGGAGGGTTGTCGGGGTTGTTACAAAAGGAGATCACGCTTTTCGGCAAGCCATTTTCCAATAAGAAGAAAGAAGATTTTTATACGGAAATCAGTATTTTATTAAAAGCAGGAATCACCCTTAAAGAAGCATTAACCCTTATCAGAGAAAACCAGAAAAAGAAAAACCTGCAACAATTCCACGATGATCTGATCGGGGAGATAGTCTCCGGAAAAAACTTTTCGGATGCCGTACAGGGTAAAAAAGAGTTTACCGAATATGAATATCATTCACTGAAAATCGGGGAAGAAACAGGAACCCTGGAAAGAGTAACCGAAGAGCTCGGCAGTTTTTTTGCCGGGAAAAACGAACAACGAAGAACCCTTATCAGTGCATTGATCTATCCGGTTATTATCCTTACCACCGCAGTACTGGTAGTTGTCTTCATGTTGCGGTATGTAGTTCCTATGTTTCAGGACATTTTCACCCAAAATAATGTGGAATTACCCGGAATAACCAAGGCTATAATTAATCTTTCCAATTTTAGCGAAGGCAAAGGATGGGTACTGATAGTATTCATTATCGGTTTTTTAATCGGCCGCAAAGTACTGGCCGGAAAGAAATGGTATAAAAGGATTAAAGATCATATTCTGATGAAAACCCCTTTTATAGGCCCCTTCGTAAAAAATGTATACCTGGCGCAGTTTACCCAGGCCGTATCGTTGCTAACAGCGTCAAGGGTCCCTGTGGTTAACAGCATTCAACTGGTAAAAAAGATGATAAGCTTTTATCCCCTGCAACAGGCGCTTGAAGAAGTAGAATCCGGGATATTACAAGGGCAGAGCCTGAGTGAGAGCTTAAAACAGGCACAGATATTTGACCATAAGATGGTGGCCCTGGTGAAAGTAGCCGAAGAAACCAATCAGACCGAGTTTATCTTTGACCGCTTGAACCACCAGTATAATGTGGAAGTACAGCAAAAATCCAAAATGCTTTCTACAATGATGGAGCCTTTTATTATCCTTTTTGTCGGGATTATAGTAGGAGTTATCCTTATTGCCATGTACCTGCCGATGTTTAAGCTGAGCAGTGTGCTGGGATAA
- a CDS encoding RHS repeat domain-containing protein: MQTIDYTYNVRGWLKAINNPDAALGEQLFAFGIRYNDPAYNPTDRALYNGNISETYWRTANDDRRRNYRYTYDALNRITGATNTGAGEYTRYELKNVAYDKNGNITDLTRNGWQNSSNYDNMDVLDYRYNSTNKLLKVIDTGNKSYGFKDGTNTNNDYTYDTNGNLESDTNKGITGITYNHLNLPTRISFGANRIDYIYDASGIKLKKAVTQGSSVTNTEYAGNYIYENGALAFFSHSEGYVTKENNVFKYVYQYKDHLGNVRLSYANTGTSSVPQLEIIEENNYYPFGLEHRGYNNVINGPEYPYDYQGKENQKELGLNWHDFGARNYDAALGRWMTVDPMADERDWMTPYNFVQNSPLYRIDPDGLTDFKLDRKTGEITQVGEANDDPDRIVKTDKEGNVKKKGEGFLGFLVKKSERGKAKVAIGDIEKGILKDGQNFKMEDNVIDVGGEGQPTLERVKEFTLKLSNYIDKEIGGYFLSGKQENNISHVYLSRYVNNTAQEARSPFLLHSVRPDLFNKVKTRTHFHTHLSRFRDSDRLRPSEADRNFKKGQKSLIEKFILLTNPEPVEY, translated from the coding sequence TTGCAGACCATTGACTATACCTATAATGTACGGGGCTGGCTGAAAGCGATCAATAACCCGGATGCGGCATTGGGAGAGCAATTATTTGCCTTTGGTATCCGGTATAATGACCCTGCTTATAACCCTACTGACCGGGCCTTGTACAATGGCAATATCTCGGAGACCTATTGGCGGACGGCCAATGATGACCGGAGGCGGAATTACCGCTACACCTATGATGCCCTGAACCGTATTACAGGAGCAACAAATACCGGGGCCGGGGAATACACCAGGTACGAGCTAAAGAATGTAGCCTATGACAAGAACGGAAACATTACCGATCTGACCCGCAATGGCTGGCAGAACAGCAGTAATTACGACAATATGGATGTATTGGACTATCGCTATAATTCCACCAACAAATTACTAAAGGTCATAGATACGGGAAACAAGAGTTATGGCTTTAAAGATGGAACCAATACCAATAATGATTATACCTATGATACCAATGGTAACCTGGAAAGTGATACCAATAAAGGCATTACAGGAATTACCTATAATCATTTAAACTTACCCACTCGGATTAGCTTTGGAGCCAACAGAATTGATTATATTTACGATGCCTCGGGGATCAAGTTAAAGAAGGCGGTCACCCAGGGAAGTTCTGTGACAAATACGGAGTATGCCGGGAATTATATTTACGAAAACGGTGCTTTGGCATTTTTTAGCCATTCTGAAGGGTATGTAACCAAGGAAAATAATGTTTTCAAGTATGTGTATCAGTATAAGGATCATTTAGGCAACGTACGGCTTTCTTATGCCAATACTGGAACCAGCAGTGTTCCGCAACTGGAAATTATCGAAGAGAATAACTATTACCCATTTGGCCTGGAACATAGAGGGTACAATAATGTGATTAATGGACCTGAGTATCCTTATGATTATCAGGGTAAAGAAAACCAAAAAGAACTTGGATTAAACTGGCACGACTTCGGGGCGAGGAACTATGACGCGGCTTTGGGTAGATGGATGACTGTTGATCCAATGGCGGATGAAAGAGATTGGATGACTCCATACAATTTTGTGCAGAATAGTCCTTTATATAGAATAGATCCTGATGGATTAACAGATTTTAAATTGGACAGGAAAACAGGAGAAATTACTCAAGTTGGAGAAGCAAATGACGACCCGGATAGAATAGTAAAAACAGATAAGGAAGGTAATGTAAAGAAGAAAGGAGAAGGTTTTTTAGGTTTCTTAGTAAAAAAATCTGAAAGAGGAAAGGCTAAAGTAGCTATTGGAGATATTGAAAAAGGAATTCTTAAAGATGGACAGAATTTTAAGATGGAAGATAATGTTATAGATGTGGGAGGTGAAGGTCAACCTACATTAGAAAGGGTGAAAGAATTTACTTTAAAGTTGTCAAATTATATTGATAAAGAAATTGGGGGGTATTTTCTTTCGGGAAAACAAGAAAATAATATAAGCCATGTTTATTTAAGTCGTTATGTAAATAATACCGCTCAGGAAGCCAGATCTCCTTTTTTATTACATTCTGTCAGACCTGATTTATTTAACAAAGTTAAAACGCGGACTCATTTTCATACGCATCTATCGCGTTTTAGGGATAGTGATAGGTTAAGACCTTCTGAAGCTGATAGGAATTTTAAGAAAGGGCAGAAAAGTTTGATTGAAAAATTTATATTATTAACTAATCCAGAACCTGTTGAATATTAA
- a CDS encoding RHS repeat domain-containing protein: protein MNNQAEELIAENTYDDLGQLEQKKVGNTQSKPLQSINYAYNVRGWLKEINDADNLGNSLFGFQVNYNTSRSGAVPALYNGNIAETYWKTANDNTLRRYAYTYDALNRITSGLYNGGGHTNRYTLKDIAYDKNGNITQLTRNGAINTNASSFGEMDRLSYAYYNGGNFLVKVSDAANKTYGFKDGSNTDNDYGRDANGNTTRDRNKGITSIAYNHLNLPTRISFGTNKIDYIYDASGIKLEKAVTRGSSVTITEYANDYVYENGALQFFNHAEGYVEPNGSGGFDYIYQYTDIWNNVRLSYSDTDGSGTIAQSEIRQERNFYPFGLEHKGYNTVINGRKHNKETFQDQEFTEDLGLNVHEWKYRIGDPAIGRFWQVDPLAEDYVYNSTYAFAENKLGMGIELEGLEITSFDLRQTRREKAVLKGEMTKEQYMAENKAEATGALTGLSVVLPGPEDLVIAGVVSTKVGGAILKGLTKIFGKSSSKADDVTEIIIDANKHPESAQHLDEAIQAGKSNEGVIDRAGAANRRKENLKGTKTEKGKDRDEAPPAVINTGEKASVKTINSSDNRGAGGSIGQQIKNLKEGEKVKIVPKNLENK, encoded by the coding sequence GTGAACAACCAGGCAGAAGAACTGATTGCTGAAAACACCTATGACGACCTGGGGCAACTGGAGCAGAAAAAGGTAGGGAATACCCAAAGCAAGCCGTTACAGAGCATTAACTATGCTTATAATGTACGGGGCTGGCTAAAGGAGATCAACGACGCAGATAACCTGGGGAACAGTCTGTTCGGTTTCCAGGTGAATTACAACACCAGCCGCAGTGGAGCGGTACCTGCACTGTATAATGGCAATATAGCAGAGACCTATTGGAAAACGGCCAATGACAATACGTTAAGGCGATATGCTTATACCTATGATGCTTTGAACCGTATTACCTCGGGATTGTATAACGGAGGCGGACATACCAACCGCTATACGTTAAAGGACATCGCCTATGACAAAAACGGGAATATTACCCAACTGACCCGTAATGGCGCCATAAATACCAATGCCTCTTCATTTGGAGAAATGGACAGGTTGAGCTATGCGTATTACAATGGGGGGAATTTTTTAGTCAAGGTAAGTGATGCCGCCAATAAGACCTATGGTTTTAAGGATGGCAGTAATACAGATAATGATTATGGCCGGGATGCCAATGGGAATACCACAAGGGACAGGAACAAGGGGATTACATCTATTGCCTATAATCATCTAAATCTACCGACCCGGATAAGTTTTGGAACCAATAAAATTGACTATATTTACGATGCCTCGGGGATCAAGTTAGAGAAGGCGGTTACCCGGGGAAGTTCTGTGACAATTACCGAGTATGCCAATGACTATGTTTACGAAAATGGAGCTTTACAGTTCTTCAATCATGCAGAAGGTTATGTAGAACCTAACGGTTCGGGAGGGTTCGACTACATATACCAGTATACAGATATATGGAACAACGTAAGGCTGTCATACTCAGATACTGATGGTAGTGGTACAATAGCTCAAAGCGAGATTAGACAAGAGCGAAATTTTTATCCCTTTGGACTTGAACATAAAGGCTATAATACAGTAATAAATGGAAGAAAGCATAATAAAGAAACTTTTCAAGACCAAGAATTTACAGAGGATTTAGGGTTAAATGTTCATGAGTGGAAATACCGTATAGGAGACCCAGCTATTGGTAGGTTCTGGCAAGTTGACCCATTGGCAGAAGATTATGTTTATAACTCAACCTATGCTTTTGCTGAAAACAAACTTGGTATGGGTATTGAATTAGAAGGTCTTGAAATAACAAGTTTTGATTTAAGGCAAACCCGAAGAGAAAAAGCTGTTCTGAAAGGCGAAATGACCAAGGAACAGTACATGGCTGAAAATAAAGCTGAAGCCACAGGAGCTTTAACGGGTCTTTCGGTTGTTCTTCCTGGTCCTGAAGATTTAGTTATAGCAGGCGTTGTGTCGACTAAAGTAGGAGGGGCTATTTTGAAAGGATTAACCAAGATTTTTGGTAAAAGTAGCTCTAAAGCCGATGATGTTACGGAGATAATTATTGATGCAAATAAGCATCCTGAATCGGCCCAACATTTAGATGAAGCTATTCAAGCTGGCAAAAGTAATGAAGGAGTTATAGATAGAGCGGGGGCAGCAAATCGTAGAAAAGAGAATCTTAAAGGGACTAAAACGGAGAAAGGAAAAGATAGAGATGAAGCTCCGCCAGCTGTTATAAACACAGGTGAAAAAGCAAGTGTTAAAACTATAAATAGTTCTGATAACAGAGGTGCAGGAGGCTCAATAGGGCAGCAAATAAAGAACTTAAAAGAAGGGGAAAAAGTAAAAATAGTCCCTAAGAATTTAGAAAATAAATAG
- a CDS encoding tail fiber protein: protein MDSYSLNRGKINGMFFMMFILCFSLYGQNYNPLSYHFNGTPDHGIKIRTNIPFQDGVGMPTVILEGFEYQRGNIIDIKLNWYVFHGEFIRSNASSSGSYTPEIKLANDNGKISIYINDRKYFSRFNIRVFAQGRGETPSMFENWVAVDEPISGDNIVSVPYKNKFSPEIVSTASGNVGIGTASPDAKLTVKGKIHAQEVKVDLGGAIAPDYVFEEDYDLPSLKEIREYILRKGHLPEIPSAEEMKEHGINLNEMNLKLLKKIEELTLYTIRQEERIDALEKQNKEITGLLQQLPDQE, encoded by the coding sequence ATGGACAGCTATAGTTTAAACAGGGGAAAAATAAACGGGATGTTTTTTATGATGTTCATCCTTTGTTTTTCATTGTACGGCCAGAATTACAACCCTTTAAGCTATCATTTTAACGGAACCCCGGATCACGGGATAAAGATCAGGACCAATATTCCTTTTCAGGATGGTGTGGGAATGCCTACGGTTATATTAGAAGGATTTGAATATCAACGAGGGAATATTATAGACATAAAACTGAATTGGTATGTGTTCCATGGTGAGTTTATTAGGTCAAATGCATCGTCGTCAGGTTCTTATACCCCTGAAATTAAGCTGGCTAATGATAACGGAAAAATATCCATATATATTAACGATAGGAAATATTTTTCCAGGTTTAATATTCGGGTTTTTGCTCAAGGTAGAGGAGAAACTCCTTCCATGTTTGAAAACTGGGTAGCTGTAGATGAACCCATATCCGGGGATAATATTGTAAGTGTGCCCTACAAAAACAAGTTTTCTCCGGAAATTGTCTCTACTGCTTCAGGGAATGTGGGAATAGGTACGGCAAGCCCGGACGCTAAACTTACCGTAAAGGGAAAAATCCATGCACAGGAAGTAAAAGTGGATTTGGGAGGGGCCATCGCCCCGGATTATGTTTTTGAGGAAGATTATGATCTGCCTTCCCTGAAGGAAATCCGTGAATATATTCTTCGAAAGGGCCATCTGCCTGAGATTCCTTCAGCTGAAGAGATGAAGGAACACGGCATTAACCTGAACGAAATGAACCTGAAACTGCTGAAAAAAATAGAAGAATTAACACTTTATACCATTCGCCAGGAAGAAAGGATAGATGCTCTGGAAAAGCAAAATAAAGAGATAACGGGATTGTTACAACAATTACCGGATCAGGAATAG
- a CDS encoding transposase translates to MRDASKLHFVTLTVVDWIDVFTRKVYKDCILDSLRFCMANKGMVLFGYVIMSNHLHMLVQSGSGDLSGLLRDFKKFTAKTILKKIQTGPESRREWMLERFARAAGRHSRNKTYQFWKYGNHPEEVYSE, encoded by the coding sequence ATACGTGACGCTTCCAAACTACACTTTGTTACCCTGACTGTAGTGGATTGGATTGATGTATTTACAAGGAAAGTTTATAAAGACTGTATATTGGACAGCTTACGGTTTTGCATGGCAAATAAAGGCATGGTACTGTTCGGATATGTTATTATGAGTAACCATTTACACATGCTCGTACAATCCGGAAGCGGGGATTTATCGGGATTGCTCCGGGATTTTAAGAAATTTACAGCCAAAACTATTCTGAAAAAAATACAAACCGGGCCGGAAAGCAGGAGAGAGTGGATGCTGGAACGGTTTGCCAGGGCAGCCGGCAGGCATTCGAGGAACAAAACATATCAATTCTGGAAGTATGGTAATCACCCTGAAGAGGTTTACAGTGAATAA
- a CDS encoding SMI1/KNR4 family protein, giving the protein MKLDELMKHKSLDFEPQAFSSDNEKSIKVRDANYLEFIKAFNGGYFYNNSLILFGFSKEKNSQFNIVYMNDVFNEHYQNLVEGLYFFGQDVFGNPFAFKDGKIVFFNLESGDLEIIANDFEEWLDVLYNDLDYYTGKSLALELSVNQRKGLAVDRRLCPKYPFILGGDYTIANLTLKDYRENVAYNSDIAKQVYNLPEGSKIKIVIKNE; this is encoded by the coding sequence ATGAAACTGGACGAATTAATGAAACATAAAAGCTTGGATTTTGAACCCCAAGCTTTTTCATCTGATAATGAGAAATCCATAAAAGTTAGAGATGCTAATTATTTAGAGTTTATAAAAGCATTTAACGGAGGATATTTTTATAATAACTCCTTGATTTTATTTGGTTTTTCCAAAGAAAAAAACAGCCAGTTCAATATTGTTTACATGAATGATGTTTTCAATGAACACTATCAAAATTTAGTAGAGGGCTTATATTTTTTTGGACAAGATGTGTTTGGAAACCCTTTTGCTTTTAAGGATGGAAAAATAGTTTTCTTTAACTTAGAATCTGGTGATTTAGAAATTATTGCCAATGATTTTGAGGAGTGGTTAGATGTGTTGTACAATGATTTGGATTATTACACAGGAAAATCACTAGCATTAGAATTAAGTGTCAATCAAAGAAAAGGGTTAGCTGTAGATAGGAGATTGTGTCCGAAATATCCTTTTATCTTAGGAGGAGATTATACGATTGCTAATTTAACTCTTAAAGATTATAGAGAGAATGTTGCCTATAACTCAGATATAGCAAAGCAAGTTTATAATTTACCAGAAGGAAGCAAAATAAAAATAGTGATAAAGAATGAATAA